In Flavobacterium gelatinilyticum, a genomic segment contains:
- a CDS encoding acyltransferase family protein translates to MRINQLTFTRFLAAISIVIFHYGKKSFLFNNSIVGFVFDNADVCVSYFFILSGFVMMIAYSNKEEISAKEYFTNRFARIYPLYFFAIFIMFLLQVRTNELDISGVFLNVLMIQSWIPGKILSVNGPGWSLSVEFVFYAIFPFMFNKCFNRFKIKHIYLYIISFWVLSQLVFQILYYLYADISVTAKDFIMYNPILHINEFLIGNLAGFIFIKKLQFKKANYDFLILTFVGLIVLSLKFSIGKIFHNGLLAPLFISLIILISLNNGIITKLFQQKLFVFLGEISFGIYILQYPVYSIFSAYSLNKYFHLTDPTLVFFIRLIILIIASSLAYIYVEKPLQNKIKTRNKAASVIENPV, encoded by the coding sequence ATGAGAATAAACCAATTAACATTTACCAGATTTTTAGCAGCAATTTCAATTGTGATTTTTCACTATGGGAAAAAAAGTTTCTTGTTTAATAACTCTATTGTGGGGTTTGTATTTGATAATGCAGATGTCTGTGTAAGCTATTTTTTTATTTTATCAGGATTTGTAATGATGATTGCATATTCGAATAAAGAAGAAATATCGGCAAAAGAATATTTTACAAATAGATTTGCCAGAATCTATCCTCTGTATTTCTTTGCAATATTTATAATGTTTTTGCTGCAGGTTCGTACTAATGAATTAGATATTTCAGGAGTGTTTTTAAATGTTTTAATGATTCAGTCTTGGATTCCTGGTAAAATTTTATCTGTTAATGGGCCAGGATGGTCATTGTCTGTAGAATTTGTGTTTTATGCCATTTTTCCTTTTATGTTTAACAAATGTTTCAATAGATTTAAAATTAAACACATTTATTTATACATAATTTCATTCTGGGTTTTAAGTCAGTTGGTTTTTCAGATACTTTATTATTTATATGCAGATATATCTGTAACCGCAAAAGATTTCATAATGTACAATCCTATATTGCATATCAATGAATTTTTGATTGGAAATCTGGCAGGTTTTATCTTCATTAAAAAATTACAATTTAAAAAAGCAAACTACGATTTTCTAATTTTGACTTTTGTTGGTCTTATAGTTCTTTCTTTAAAATTTTCAATTGGTAAAATTTTTCATAACGGGTTACTTGCCCCATTATTTATCTCATTAATAATTTTAATTTCATTAAATAATGGAATCATTACAAAACTTTTCCAACAGAAGCTATTTGTATTTCTGGGAGAAATTAGTTTTGGAATCTACATTTTGCAGTATCCTGTTTATTCTATATTTAGTGCTTATAGTTTAAACAAGTATTTTCATCTAACAGATCCTACGTTGGTTTTCTTTATCAGACTTATTATTTTAATTATTGCTTCTTCATTAGCATATATTTATGTTGAAAAACCACTTCAGAATAAAATAAAAACAAGAAATAAAGCAGCATCTGTAATTGAAAATCCGGTGTAA